ATGGGGAGCACGATGCCGCGGCTCAGCAGCAGTGCCAGCACCACCGCCAGCACCGCCCCCATCCCTCCACCCGTCATCAGGGTGCGGTACATGGCCGCTTCCAGCTCGTTGGAGGTCCGCGAGCGCTGCTCCAGCAGCCGCAACTCCTCGTTGGAGATCTGCGCCATCCCCTCGCGCATTCCGTCCATGAACTGCTTGCCCCGGGCGGTCCCCACGAAGCCCACCACCTCGTCCACCGGCACCTCGCCACTCGTGGCCTTGCGGCGCAGCTCGACGAGGGGCTCCACCTCCTGCGACAGCCAGCGCTGGTAGTCCTCGCGCAGCATCTGCAGGCGCTCTTGTTGCCGGGGGTTGTCCGTCGTCAGCTCCCGGGCCCGGGCGAAGTGCTGGGTGAAGCCCGCCTTGCCGGACTGCAGGGGCCCGAGGAACTTCTCATCCCCCGTGATGGCGAACCCCCGCAGCCCCGTCTCCATGTCGACGAGCGACTTCATGGTGCCGTTGATCTCCTGGAGTACCTCGTAGGAGTGCTTGTCCCAGCGGTTCGCTTCCGAGAGCTTCTCGAAGCTCGAATAGGAGATGCCCACCACCAGCAGCAGGACCGCGATCATCGAGCCGAAGGCGAGGTACAGCTTCTTTCCGATTCCGACGTCTTGGAGCATGGGACCATCCTCGGAGGAGGGGGGAACAGGCCGCGGCGGACAGCGCACGCGGCTTGGGTGATGCCCAGCAGGTAGAGCGTGACGGCCTCGTGCGTCAGCATCGCGGCGAAGACGTCCATAAGACAACCGCCCCCCTCCCGGCATGGATGCACGGAGAGGAGGGCGGTGCGAGTGAGTCGGGTCTTCTGTTGCTTACTGAACCAGGTGGAGGCGGAGTTGGGGTCCCGCCCGGTCCCGCCTAATGGGCGAGCATGGTCAGCGCGCGTCGGTAGAAGACCATGTGCCTGGGCAGCACGGTGTCGCGCCCGATGAAGCGGCGGGTGATTTCCTCGAAGTCCCCCTGGTCCGCCAGGGGGTTGAGGTCACGGCTGGTCCAGTACCAGGCCGCCACGCGGAAACCCACTTCGGGGTTCGCGGCGAGCTCGGGGTCGTTCTCCAGGTCGATTCCCAGCGCCTTGCCGGCGGCACGGTAGTTGGCCCGGCCGGTGAGCAGGAAGGGGCCACGGCCCTTGTAGCGAGCGCCGTCCCCGGGCCGCACGTTGCCCAGGTCTTCCCGTCCCTCGTACTGCTCGCCTGAATCTGGCTCCTCGAACCGATTGAGCTGGCCCGTCACGAAGGCGAGCTCCGCGAGGAAGGCCGCCTGACGCTGGGGCGTCGTGATGTCCGCCTCGATCATCGCCTTGTTGAGGTGCGGCAGCAGCTCGGCGGCCCGCATTTCCGAGCAGTTGGGCATGACGGTTCGCAGCTGCTCCAGGGTGAGGCCCGGGCCTTCGGGCTCTTCCTGCTCCGGAGGCCGGAAGTGGACCCCGAGTTCGCTCCAGGTGTCGGAGTCCACGATGCCGTCCTCGTTCATTCCCCTGCCTCGCTGGAAGGACAGCACCGCATCCTCCGTCTGCGAGCCGAAGAAGCCATCCGTCGGGCCGGGGTTGAAGCCGGCTGCCGTCAGCTTGCGTTGCAGCTCCATCACCAACGGGCCACGCGAGCCCTTGTGCAGCACGGTGGACAGGCCCACGGACGTGAGTTGAAGGAACGTCGTGTCGATCTCGGTAGGAGTTGGCATCACGGAAACCTCCCTCTGCTTCAAGGTGTGGTGGTGCCAGCGGCTTTGTGAAGGCTGGCAACTCCCAGACAGGCATCCGCTCCCCGCCAGGGCAGAGAGAGGACCTGACCCGGAGGACTCGCCTCCACGGTCCGCTGCTCGGTGTCACCCTCGAAGGGCTCGAGCTTGTCCGCCGTGGAGTCTTAGAACAGGACGGGGATGGTGGAGAAGCCGCGCAGCCCGGCGCCCGCGCCGGTGCCCCACTTCAGCTCCTCGGCGGGGATGGCCAAGCACATCTGGGTCCTGCGCGCGCCGTCCTGGGCGGGGTCGAAGCGGTCCGAGTTCATGATGCGCTCGGCCCAGACGTGGATGCGCTCGCGGTCCTCCTCGGGGATGCCGAGCATGTCACTGATGACGGTGATGGGCATGGGGTGGGCGAAGGCGGGGACCAGGTCCATGCGGCGCTCACCGGGGGCCTCGTCACGGGAGGCGGCCTCGCGCTCGGCGCGGTCGAGCAGGGTGCTTGCGGCTGTCGACGTGGACCGTGTCGCTGAGGTTGCGGGGGCATCCTCCTGGAGCACCCGTGGGGCTCCATCCCGGGTTGTTTATGTGCTTGGGCGGGGTTGGCCCCACTGCTCAGGACGGCGACGTCCCCTCGGCCTCCACCGAGACCTGCTCCCACTCGCCCCAGGTCTTCAGCCGCTGGGTGTAGAGGTGCTGCACCAGCTTCGTCGGCATCTGGCCGAAGAGAACGCGCAGGGGGGGCTTCTCCGCGTCGACCACCTTCAGCAACGCGCGCGCGGCGGCCTTGGGATCGCCGGCCTTCGCACCGCTCCTCTGACTGGCGAGTGCCGTGCGCAGGCCGTCGTAGGCGGGATGGGGCTTCGAGCGCACCGCGGAGGCGCCCCCCCAATCCGTGGCGAAGAGGCCCGGCTCGACGAGGGTGACCTTGATGCCAAGGCCCCCCACCTCCTGCGCGAGGGACTCGCTGAAGCCCTCGAGTGCCCACTTGGATGCGTGGTAGCCGCCCAGGTTGGGGAACGCGCCGACTCCACCGATGCTCGAAATCTGGAGGATGTGCCCGCTCTTCTGGGCCCGGAGCGTGGGCAGCACCGCCTGCGTCACCCACAGCGCGCCGAGCACG
This is a stretch of genomic DNA from Archangium violaceum. It encodes these proteins:
- a CDS encoding peptidoglycan-binding protein — translated: MPTPTEIDTTFLQLTSVGLSTVLHKGSRGPLVMELQRKLTAAGFNPGPTDGFFGSQTEDAVLSFQRGRGMNEDGIVDSDTWSELGVHFRPPEQEEPEGPGLTLEQLRTVMPNCSEMRAAELLPHLNKAMIEADITTPQRQAAFLAELAFVTGQLNRFEEPDSGEQYEGREDLGNVRPGDGARYKGRGPFLLTGRANYRAAGKALGIDLENDPELAANPEVGFRVAAWYWTSRDLNPLADQGDFEEITRRFIGRDTVLPRHMVFYRRALTMLAH
- a CDS encoding SDR family oxidoreductase, producing MSKVWFITGASRGFGRAFVEAALGRGDRVAATVRNADALADLSRQYGEALLVLTLDVTNRDAVFQAVGRATERFGRLDVVVNNAGFGLFGAIEELSEQDIRHQLDVNVLGALWVTQAVLPTLRAQKSGHILQISSIGGVGAFPNLGGYHASKWALEGFSESLAQEVGGLGIKVTLVEPGLFATDWGGASAVRSKPHPAYDGLRTALASQRSGAKAGDPKAAARALLKVVDAEKPPLRVLFGQMPTKLVQHLYTQRLKTWGEWEQVSVEAEGTSPS